A single window of Flagellimonas maritima DNA harbors:
- a CDS encoding family 16 glycosylhydrolase encodes MTKIELAAVVCFFMTSCQNIFNVDAISTADNPVIAHRGDWKKNGYPKNSIAALKQAIKNGYTGSEFDVRMTKDEVLIVTHDAEYADLVIEESNYEELSLHKLPNGEILPKLSDFLRAGMADNDSTAFFLELKPSKNKKRNIKMARKTLQLVEEVNAKSHIGYYISFSYEILKEIKKVSPNAKVQYLNGYKKPTELKHDKIDGLDYQINTFRRHPKWIEKAKKLDLKLNSWTVNKSEDIKFLLANKFDYITTDEPELALRLSKINTTNSDWNLVWSDEFDYSGKVDSTKWSYEIGLKRNQEKQFYTDSLKNVRVENGKLILEAHKEKINNPQFESKDAKNWRKQWEYADYTSGSITTKNLAEWTYGRIEIKAKLPKGVGLWPAFWMLGENYSEVGWPECGEIDIMEHVGFDPDSIFGTIHTKSYNHMRGTEKGKSTFVEDPYDSYHIYSLLWTPEKMDFLLDGKVYNQIKNENKTTAEWPFDQNFHLKLNIAVGGMLGGREGIDDSSLPSAMIVDYVRVFQKQSDR; translated from the coding sequence ATGACGAAAATAGAATTAGCCGCAGTAGTATGTTTTTTCATGACTTCGTGTCAGAACATTTTCAATGTCGATGCCATTAGCACTGCGGATAATCCAGTAATTGCCCATAGGGGTGATTGGAAAAAAAACGGATATCCAAAAAACTCGATAGCTGCTCTCAAACAAGCAATCAAAAATGGTTACACTGGTTCTGAATTTGATGTTCGCATGACAAAGGATGAGGTACTTATTGTAACTCATGATGCCGAATATGCCGACCTTGTTATCGAAGAATCAAACTACGAAGAACTTTCTTTGCACAAGTTACCCAATGGAGAAATCCTACCTAAACTGAGTGATTTTTTAAGAGCCGGAATGGCAGATAACGATTCTACAGCCTTTTTTCTGGAACTAAAACCATCCAAGAATAAAAAACGAAATATTAAAATGGCAAGAAAAACACTCCAATTGGTAGAGGAGGTCAATGCCAAATCCCACATTGGTTATTATATAAGTTTTAGTTATGAAATTTTAAAAGAGATTAAAAAAGTCAGTCCCAATGCTAAAGTTCAATATTTAAATGGATATAAAAAGCCGACTGAATTAAAGCACGACAAAATAGATGGTCTCGATTATCAAATAAATACATTTAGGCGTCATCCCAAATGGATTGAAAAAGCAAAAAAATTGGATCTAAAACTTAACTCCTGGACCGTAAATAAAAGTGAGGATATAAAATTCTTATTAGCCAATAAATTTGATTATATAACAACAGATGAACCAGAACTGGCTTTAAGACTTTCAAAAATAAATACTACAAACAGCGATTGGAATTTAGTCTGGAGCGACGAATTTGATTATTCAGGTAAAGTTGATAGCACCAAATGGAGTTATGAGATAGGGCTTAAAAGAAACCAAGAAAAACAATTTTATACAGATAGCCTTAAGAATGTTCGCGTAGAAAATGGTAAGCTCATATTGGAGGCCCACAAAGAAAAAATCAATAACCCACAATTTGAGAGCAAAGATGCCAAGAATTGGAGAAAACAATGGGAGTATGCTGATTATACTTCGGGGAGTATAACTACAAAGAATTTAGCTGAATGGACTTACGGGAGGATAGAAATTAAGGCCAAGCTTCCCAAAGGTGTCGGTCTATGGCCTGCTTTCTGGATGCTTGGAGAAAATTATAGTGAGGTAGGTTGGCCCGAGTGCGGTGAAATTGATATTATGGAACATGTGGGATTTGATCCAGATTCAATCTTTGGGACAATCCATACCAAATCCTATAACCATATGCGCGGTACAGAAAAAGGGAAAAGTACATTTGTTGAAGACCCTTACGATAGCTACCATATATATTCCCTATTATGGACTCCGGAAAAAATGGATTTTCTACTAGATGGAAAAGTCTACAATCAAATAAAGAATGAGAATAAAACCACTGCTGAGTGGCCTTTTGACCAAAACTTTCATTTGAAGCTAAATATTGCTGTGGGTGGAATGTTAGGTGGTAGAGAAGGAATCGATGATAGTAGTTTGCCTTCGGCCATGATTGTGGATTATGTTAGGGTGTTTCAAAAGCAAAGTGACCGATGA
- a CDS encoding endonuclease/exonuclease/phosphatase family protein — protein MIDFLKLSISFLAIMASTACKCQELTLMTYNIRLDVASDKKNAWPNRKEMLANQILLFSPDVLGVQEARPNQVKDLSTHLTEYKNIGLGRDGENNGEHTAIYYNHNRLHLKSHGTFWLSDTPFEVSIGWDAAYPRICTYGLFEDKDSKKNFWVFNTHLDHKGKNAQLYGMQKILDNIHDLNEQNYPVILMGDFNVVPESRLIQDLKGTMNDSKELARIKFGSIGTFNGFNILEKATRRIDYIMFSMHSNLKIETYGTFSTLIDQRYLSDHFPVFVKFQIN, from the coding sequence ATGATCGATTTTTTAAAGCTAAGTATATCATTTTTGGCCATTATGGCATCGACTGCCTGTAAATGTCAAGAATTAACCCTAATGACCTACAATATTAGATTGGATGTGGCCTCCGATAAAAAGAATGCCTGGCCCAACAGAAAGGAAATGCTAGCCAATCAAATTCTATTATTTTCTCCGGACGTCCTTGGAGTCCAAGAAGCAAGACCCAATCAAGTTAAAGATCTCTCCACACATCTTACCGAATATAAAAACATAGGTCTCGGACGTGATGGAGAAAATAATGGGGAACATACGGCAATCTATTACAACCATAATAGATTACATCTTAAAAGCCATGGTACATTTTGGCTTTCAGACACCCCGTTTGAAGTCTCTATAGGCTGGGATGCTGCCTATCCAAGAATTTGCACCTACGGTCTATTTGAAGACAAAGATTCAAAAAAGAACTTTTGGGTATTTAATACACATTTAGACCATAAGGGTAAAAATGCACAATTATATGGTATGCAGAAAATATTGGACAACATCCATGACCTAAATGAACAAAATTATCCAGTGATCTTAATGGGAGATTTTAATGTAGTTCCAGAAAGTAGGCTTATTCAAGATTTAAAAGGAACTATGAACGATTCAAAAGAACTTGCAAGAATCAAATTCGGTTCCATTGGTACTTTTAATGGTTTCAATATTCTTGAAAAAGCTACTCGCCGTATAGATTATATCATGTTCTCCATGCATTCTAATCTAAAGATTGAAACCTATGGTACTTTTTCCACCTTGATAGATCAACGCTATCTGTCAGACCATTTCCCTGTTTTTGTAAAATTCCAAATAAATTAA